From a region of the Panicum virgatum strain AP13 chromosome 2K, P.virgatum_v5, whole genome shotgun sequence genome:
- the LOC120691100 gene encoding uncharacterized protein LOC120691100: MASPEQPSAKRIAAPAPPPPLSRLNDDLLAEIFLRLPALADVGRAATACSAFRRVVADRSFLRRLRSAHASPLLGLLLLSSIHPAEPPHSNAPFARALRRTADLSFSFVPSAGAGRWIPVDARDGRVLLEREAMSGDFAVCDPLSRRYLLLPQIPGRPTAQRRGRLEPFLVPADDEDAETLFRVVCVVECKPGQLVAFVFSSATGQWESLTVDASVQPSCKFSWSSYACGCFYWNVIGTNKFIVLDPRSMEFSSVSIPSGHGQQDSVIVEAGEGSIGMFTVYNSIISAASYLVYTVREIDQEGNNVWQFKKRVRLPSQYIFSFADAMERHLLLRGIPWNLHLGFSNDESDIGYFSVEFQSMQIEKMCDLKHLLYAKLYTGFPPSLCVPSI, translated from the coding sequence ATGGCCTCGCCGGAGCAGCCCAGCGCCAAGCGTATcgccgccccggcgccgccgcccccacttTCGCGCCTCAACGACGACCTCCTCGCGGAGATCTTCCTCCGCCTGCCCGCCCTCGCCGACGTCgggcgcgccgccaccgcctgctcCGCCTTCCGCCGCGTCGTCGCCGACCGCTCCTTCCTCCGCCGCCTTCGCTCCGCCCACGCATCGCCCCTCCTCGGCTTGCTGCTCCTCTCATCCATCCACCCCGCCGAGCCGCCCCACTCCAACGCGCCCTTCGCGCGAGCCCTGCGGCGGACCGCCgacctctccttctccttcgtcccctccgccggcgccggccgctggATCCCGGTCGACGCCCGCGACGGCCGCGTCCTCCTCGAGCGCGAGGCCATGAGCGGCGACTTCGCGGTGTGCGACCCTTTGTCCCGGCGGTACCTCTTGCTCCCCCAGATCCCCGGCCGCCCAACCGCGCAGCGCCGCGGGCGTCTGGAGCCGTTCCTCGTCCCCGCCGATGACGAGGATGCGGAGACGTTGTTCAGGGTGGTCTGCGTGGTCGAGTGCAAGCCTGGACAGCTGGTCGCCTTCGTCTTCTCTTCGGCCACCGGACAATGGGAAAGTCTGACCGTGGACGCCAGCGTGCAGCCCTCTTGCAAATTTTCATGGTCCTCCTACGCTTGTGGCTGCTTCTACTGGAATGTGATTGGGACTAACAAATTTATTGTGCTCGACCCGCGCTCGATGGAGTTCTCGTCTGTCAGCATCCCGTCTGGTCACGGCCAGCAGGATTCTGTAATTGTGGAGGCAGGGGAAGGCAGCATTGGGATGTTCACTGTTTACAACAGCATTATTTCTGCCGCGTCTTACCTCGTTTATACTGTTCGTGAAATTGACCAAGAAGGCAACAACGTGTGGCAGTTTAAGAAGAGGGTCAGGTTGCCATCCCAATACATTTTCAGCTTTGCAGATGCAATGGAAAGGCACTTACTCCTCCGTGGGATTCCATGGAATTTGCACCTGGGGTTTTCTAATGATGAGAGTGACATAGGATACTTCTCCGTTGAGTTTCAGTCTATGCAGATTGAGAAAATGTGTGACTTGAAGCATCTTTTATATGCCAAACTGTATACTGGTTTTCCACCATCATTGTGTGTACCGAGTATATGA
- the LOC120696192 gene encoding uncharacterized protein LOC120696192 has protein sequence MQRRSLEDYAITFPKFSWPKSLPLYVIIVLPTLDSDLYFLHQWISLLQVIGTEQMALPAQPGAVGDDSSPPILRLAEDLLAKIFLLLPALADVESTAAACPAFRRVVADRSFLRLLRRAHLHRAPFVGFLFCKFHPAEAPHSSAPCARALERAADLSFSYIHSTGSFTRWFPLDARDGRVVLGHGSSSSFVVCDPLYRRCLLLPPIPEPGAARQCPFLFPAKGDEAETSFKLGCMAEFEPGLMLCLVFSSSTGQWSNLRSDGILSKPKPFYACGCFYWKLTPDMLLVLDTRAMAMGFDVVEIPSTYGERDFVVAEAGEGRTGIFSLRHSYARAASSLICAVKQGGGAGVNWQYKRRLSLPPRFRYAFAGASDRHLLLHGSPWNHQEKASDENSDSGSGYFSVESHTMKIEKVCGLRVLVDAVPYTSFPPSLCLPSI, from the coding sequence ATGCAGCGGCGTAGCTTGGAGGACTATGCAATAACATTCCCAAAATTCTCCTGGCCAAAATCTCTGCCTCTCTATGTGATCATTGTGCTCCCAACCCTAGATTCTGATCTGTATTTTCTCCATCAATGGATCTCTTTGTTGCAGGTGATTGGGACGGAACAGATGGCCTTGCCGGCGCAGCCCGGCGCCGTGGGCGACGACTCCTCGCCACCGATTTTGCGCCTCGCCGAGGACCTCCTCGCGAAGATCTTCCTCCTGCTGCCGGCCCTCGCCGACGTCGAGAGCACCGCCGCAGCCTGCCCAGCCTTCCGCCGCGTCGTGGCCGACCGCTCCTTcctgcgcctcctccgccgcgcccaccTGCACCGGGCGCCCTTCGTCGGCTTCCTCTTCTGCAAGTTCCACCCCGCGGAGGCGCCGCACTCCTCCGCGCCCTGCGCTCGGGCCCTCGAGCGGGCCGCCGACCTGTCCTTCTCCTACATCCACTCGACCGGCTCCTTCACCCGCTGGTTCCCGCTGGACGCGCGCGACGGCCGCGTCGTGCTCGGGCACGGGTCGAGCAGCAGCTTCGTGGTGTGCGACCCTTTGTACCGGAGGTGCCTGCTGCTCCCCCCGATCCCGGAGCCGGGCGCCGCGCGGCAGTGCCCGTTCCTCTTCCCCGCCAAGGGCGACGAGGCGGAGACGTCCTTCAAGCTCGGTTGCATGGCTGAGTTCGAGCCTGGCCTGATGCTGTGTTTGGTCTTCTCTTCGTCCACCGGACAATGGAGCAACCTGCGAAGCGACGGCATCTTGTCCAAGCCCAAGCCATTCTACGCGTGCGGCTGCTTCTACTGGAAGCTCACTCCCGACATGCTGCTTGTGCTCGACACGCGCGCCATGGCGATGGGATTCGACGTCGTGGAGATCCCGTCCACATACGGGGAGCGGGATTTCGTCGTTGCGGAGGCCGGGGAAGGACGGACAGGGATCTTCTCCCTCCGGCACAGCTATGCTCGCGCCGCTTCTTCGCTCATCTGCGCTGtgaagcagggcggcggcgccggcgtgaaCTGGCAGTACAAGAGGAGACTCAGTTTGCCGCCTCGGTTTCGCTACGCTTTCGCAGGGGCTAGCGATCGGCACCTACTCCTGCATGGGTCTCCATGGAACCATCAAGAAAAAGCTTCGGATGAGAACTCTGACAGTGGAAGTGGGTACTTCTCAGTGGAGTCTCACACCATGAAGATTGAGAAGGTGTGTGGCTTAAGGGTGCTCGTGGATGCCGTGCCCTATACTAGCTTCCCACCGTCACTGTGTCTACCAAGCATATGA